A genomic segment from Aegilops tauschii subsp. strangulata cultivar AL8/78 chromosome 1, Aet v6.0, whole genome shotgun sequence encodes:
- the LOC109746572 gene encoding probable prolyl 4-hydroxylase 3: MASRTAGRGGRPLLGGGAGAGRRGKPSKAILAALLLASVALLLLLALGALSLPAGSGRGAVLSLPLPRPRFRRSAFESRLEKRGEKGEPWTEVLSWEPRAFIYHNFLSKEECQYLISLAKPHMKKSTVVDSATGGSKDSRVRTSSGTFLKRGQDKIVRTIEKRISDFTFIPVENGEGLQVLHYEVGQKYEPHFDYFHDDFNTKNGGQRIATVLMYLSDVEEGGETVFPSAKVNSSSIPFHNELSECAKRGISVKPKMGDALLFWSMRPDGTLDPTSLHGGCPVIKGDKWSSTKWIRVHEYKV, encoded by the exons ATGGCGAGCAGgacggcggggcggggcgggagGCCGCTGCtgggcggcggcgccggggcCGGGAGGCGCGGGAAGCCGTCCAAGGCGATCCTGGCCGCGCTGCTGCTGGCGTCGGTGGCGCTGCTGCTCCTCCTGGCGCTCGGCGCGCTCTCGCTGCCGGCCGGCTCCGGCCGCGGCGCGGTCCTCTCGCTCCCGCTCCCGCGCCCGCGCTTCCGTAGATCCGCGTTCGAGTC GAGGCTGGAGAAGCGCGGGGAGAAAGGGGAGCCCTGGACCGAGGTTCTGTCGTGGGAGCCACGGGCGTTCATCTACCACAACTTCCTC TCCAAGGAAGAATGTCAGTATTTAATTTCATTGGCAAAGCCTCACATGAAGAAGTCGACAGTGGTTGATTCTGCAACTGGAGGGAGTAAAGATAGCAG GGTGCGAACGAGTTCAGGAACATTTCTTAAAAGAGGCCAGGACAAAATTGTTCGCACCATTGAGAAAAGAATATCAGATTTCACCTTCATACCTGTAG AAAACGGAGAGGGCCTTCAAGTTCTCCACTATGAGGTTGGACAGAAATATGAACCTCACTTTGATTACTTCCATGATGATTTCAACACCAAAAATGGGGGCCAGCGTATAGCCACTGTTCTTATGTATCT TTCGGATGTTGAAGAGGGCGGTGAGACCGTGTTTCCTTCTGCTAAAGTTAATAGCAGCTCAATACCATTTCATAATGAGCTGTCTGAATGTGCAAAGCGGGGTATATCTGTCAAACCGAAGATGGGAGATGCATTGCTTTTCTGGAGCATGAGGCCTGATGGAACCCTGGATCCCACAAGCCTCCATG GTGGTTGTCCAGTGATAAAAGGTGACAAATGGTCATCTACAAAGTGGATTCGTGTTCATGAGTACAAAGTTTAG